The Comamonas sp. GB3 AK4-5 genome includes a region encoding these proteins:
- a CDS encoding IS30 family transposase yields the protein MKQRLRIYYTEAQKALMWDRWKAGDTLHEIGKLFDRPHTSIHTILSATGGIRPPARHRARLALSLAEREEISRSLAAGESIRCVAKRLRRAASTVSRELLRNGGKTSYRATKADEAAWERARRPKTCKLACNPELAQTVAGKLQSQWSPEQIAGWLKRTYPGEKDLQVSHEAIYRTLFVQTRGALKKELLEHLRRTRGMRRSRHYTQKTPIHGRIVDAVPISERPACIEDRAVPGHWEGDLLFGDAYSQVATLVERHTRYVMLVKLVDKDSYTVAAALARHAQTLPQELYRSLTWDRGPEMAGHKRFTVATDIQVYFCDPQNPWQRGTNENTNGLLRQYLPKGIDISGYSQDELDVIARKLNERPRKTLGYRTPAELFNECVALIG from the coding sequence ATGAAGCAAAGACTGCGGATTTACTACACCGAAGCTCAGAAGGCACTGATGTGGGATCGCTGGAAAGCTGGTGATACCTTGCATGAGATCGGCAAGCTGTTTGACCGACCGCACACATCCATTCACACCATCCTGAGCGCGACAGGGGGTATCCGGCCACCCGCAAGGCATCGGGCACGTTTGGCCCTGTCTCTGGCTGAGCGCGAGGAGATATCGCGCAGCCTGGCTGCAGGTGAGTCCATCCGCTGTGTAGCCAAGCGTTTGAGACGAGCAGCGTCCACCGTCAGCCGTGAACTCCTGCGTAACGGCGGCAAGACTTCCTACCGAGCTACAAAGGCAGACGAGGCGGCCTGGGAACGAGCACGTCGCCCAAAGACATGCAAGCTGGCTTGTAATCCTGAACTGGCACAGACCGTGGCAGGTAAATTGCAGAGTCAGTGGTCGCCTGAGCAAATAGCAGGGTGGCTCAAACGCACTTACCCGGGCGAGAAGGATTTGCAGGTGTCTCACGAAGCCATCTACCGCACGCTTTTTGTTCAAACACGCGGGGCTTTGAAGAAAGAGCTTCTGGAGCATCTGCGGCGTACCAGAGGGATGCGTCGCTCACGCCATTACACGCAGAAAACGCCCATCCATGGCCGGATCGTCGATGCAGTGCCCATCAGCGAGCGTCCAGCCTGTATCGAGGATCGGGCAGTGCCTGGCCACTGGGAAGGTGATCTGTTGTTCGGCGATGCCTACAGCCAGGTTGCAACGCTGGTGGAGCGCCACACCCGCTACGTAATGCTGGTCAAATTGGTGGACAAGGATTCGTACACCGTGGCAGCAGCGCTGGCCAGGCATGCGCAGACCTTGCCACAAGAGCTCTATCGTTCCTTGACCTGGGATCGCGGACCGGAGATGGCGGGACACAAACGATTCACCGTGGCCACCGACATCCAGGTCTACTTCTGCGATCCACAAAATCCATGGCAGCGCGGAACGAACGAAAACACGAATGGCCTGCTCCGGCAGTACCTTCCCAAGGGCATCGACATCTCAGGCTACTCGCAAGATGAGTTGGATGTGATTGCGAGGAAACTGAACGAACGGCCCAGAAAAACCTTGGGGTACAGGACCCCGGCTGAGCTGTTTAACGAATGCGTTGCATTGATCGGTTGA
- a CDS encoding putative quinol monooxygenase gives MLLIVGTVRLPPENLERAKPVMRAMVEASRAEAGCLEYGYAEDLFVPGLIHVKECWTDQAALDAHFASEHIQTWRGSWVGLGIGDRDLKVYEVNSSRAT, from the coding sequence ATGCTGCTGATCGTGGGCACTGTGCGCCTGCCGCCCGAAAACCTGGAACGTGCCAAACCCGTGATGCGGGCCATGGTCGAAGCCTCACGCGCCGAGGCGGGCTGCCTGGAATATGGCTATGCCGAGGACTTGTTTGTGCCCGGGCTGATTCATGTGAAGGAATGCTGGACCGACCAGGCCGCGCTGGATGCGCATTTTGCGTCGGAGCATATTCAGACGTGGCGGGGGAGTTGGGTGGGGCTGGGGATTGGGGATAGGGATTTGAAGGTTTATGAGGTGAATTCATCTCGCGCGACTTAG
- the phnX gene encoding phosphonoacetaldehyde hydrolase, whose protein sequence is MTQNLHPAAVSAAARSSSTANLAPLQAVIFDWAGTLVDFGSLAPTQIFVEAFATFGITITLAQARGPMGLSKWDHIHQLLQDPSIARQWQAQFGSAPEDKDVDAIYARFMPMQIAKVGEFSAPIAGAVELLQWLRAQGLKVGSCSGYPREVLNQLLPQALAAGIAPDHVVAGDELAAGGRPGPFMALANVLALGITDVRACVKVDDTVPGIVEGRNAGMWTVGLSLSGNEVGYSLAEYAKARAAEVDARVARAEAKLKAAGAHYVVRSVADLPAVLAQIATDMRQGKTPA, encoded by the coding sequence ATGACCCAGAACCTCCACCCCGCCGCCGTTTCTGCCGCTGCGCGCTCTTCTTCCACTGCCAACCTGGCACCGCTGCAGGCCGTCATCTTTGACTGGGCCGGCACGCTGGTGGACTTTGGCTCGCTGGCACCCACACAGATTTTTGTCGAGGCCTTTGCCACCTTCGGCATCACCATCACCCTGGCCCAGGCGCGCGGGCCCATGGGCCTGTCCAAATGGGACCATATCCACCAGCTGCTGCAGGACCCAAGCATCGCCCGCCAGTGGCAAGCCCAGTTCGGCAGCGCTCCCGAAGACAAGGATGTGGATGCCATCTACGCTCGCTTCATGCCCATGCAGATCGCCAAGGTGGGGGAGTTCTCCGCCCCCATCGCCGGCGCGGTAGAGCTGCTGCAATGGCTGCGCGCCCAGGGTTTGAAAGTGGGCTCCTGCTCCGGCTACCCGCGCGAGGTGCTGAACCAGTTGCTGCCACAGGCCCTGGCCGCCGGCATTGCGCCCGACCATGTGGTGGCCGGTGACGAGCTGGCCGCCGGCGGGCGCCCCGGCCCCTTCATGGCCCTGGCCAATGTGCTGGCGCTGGGCATCACCGACGTGCGCGCCTGCGTCAAGGTGGACGACACCGTGCCCGGCATCGTCGAGGGCCGCAACGCCGGCATGTGGACCGTGGGCCTGAGCCTGTCCGGCAACGAGGTGGGCTACAGCCTGGCCGAATATGCCAAGGCCCGGGCTGCCGAAGTCGATGCCCGCGTGGCCCGGGCCGAAGCCAAACTCAAGGCCGCCGGTGCCCACTATGTGGTGCGCAGCGTGGCTGATCTGCCTGCGGTGCTGGCGCAGATTGCGACGGATATGCGCCAGGGCAAAACGCCTGCATAA
- a CDS encoding LysR substrate-binding domain-containing protein, giving the protein MSTARYRAFVAVAHHASLSAAARALGVSQPTVSTQIAALERSSRSALFHRQGYRMWPTSAGARLLPLAHKLLALEAEADFLLRDAGQLNQGELKIGAVGPFHVMEMVAAYRARHPGMQLSVRVGNSQQALHDLEHYTTDVAVLAGLHERPELLARPYTRHPIIVMAPLAHPFAQRSEIALQELHGQPLIWREQGSTTRTALEAALAAHAVQPVTALEIGSREAIREAVAHGLGLGTVCASEFVPDPRLRPVRIAGEPAHTTTYVYAMRERSDSLLLKSFWAAAFGEALPTA; this is encoded by the coding sequence ATGAGTACCGCCCGCTACCGCGCCTTTGTGGCCGTGGCCCACCATGCCAGCCTGAGCGCTGCCGCCCGCGCCCTGGGGGTGAGCCAGCCCACGGTGTCCACCCAGATTGCCGCGCTGGAGCGAAGCAGCCGCAGCGCGCTATTTCACCGCCAGGGCTATCGCATGTGGCCCACCAGCGCCGGAGCCCGCCTGCTGCCGCTTGCGCACAAGCTGCTCGCCCTGGAGGCCGAGGCCGACTTTCTGCTGCGCGATGCCGGCCAGCTGAACCAGGGCGAGCTGAAGATTGGCGCCGTGGGCCCTTTCCATGTGATGGAGATGGTGGCCGCCTACCGCGCCCGCCACCCCGGCATGCAGCTGTCGGTGCGCGTGGGCAATTCCCAGCAGGCGCTGCACGACCTGGAGCACTACACCACCGATGTGGCCGTGCTGGCCGGCCTACACGAGCGGCCCGAGCTGCTGGCGCGGCCTTATACGCGCCACCCCATCATCGTGATGGCGCCGCTGGCCCACCCCTTTGCCCAGCGCAGCGAGATCGCGCTACAGGAGCTGCACGGCCAGCCCCTGATCTGGCGCGAGCAAGGCTCCACCACCCGCACGGCCCTGGAGGCTGCGCTGGCCGCCCATGCGGTGCAGCCGGTGACGGCGCTGGAGATAGGCAGCCGCGAGGCCATACGCGAGGCCGTGGCCCATGGACTGGGCCTGGGCACGGTCTGCGCCTCGGAGTTTGTGCCCGACCCGCGCCTGCGTCCGGTGCGCATTGCAGGCGAGCCGGCCCACACCACCACCTATGTCTATGCCATGCGCGAGCGCAGCGACAGCCTGCTGCTGAAGTCGTTCTGGGCTGCTGCGTTTGGAGAAGCTTTGCCGACTGCATGA